The proteins below are encoded in one region of Gambusia affinis linkage group LG07, SWU_Gaff_1.0, whole genome shotgun sequence:
- the aldh4a1 gene encoding delta-1-pyrroline-5-carboxylate dehydrogenase, mitochondrial — MLRVRVLLGRSWRGFRTFPGLAVEVKNEPILGFEAGSPERAELQKVLDGLKGRTEEVPCVVGDELVWTKDVRYQLSPFNHSHKVAKFCYADKELIDKAIQASLAARREWDLKPVQDRAQILFKAADVISGPKRAEILAKTMIGQGKTVVQAEIDAAAELIDFFRFNAKHAVELEAQQPISTKESTNTALYRGLEGFVAAVAPFNFTAIGGNLAGTPALMGNVVLWKPSDTAVSASYAVYRVLRECGLPPNIIQFLPADGPVFGDAVTSSPHLAGINFTGSVPTFKRLWKQVAQNIDIYRTFPRLAGECGGKNFHFVHSSADVRSVVLGTIRSAFEYGGQKCSACSRMYVPDSSWPQIREQLLDIHKDIRVGDPVEDFSTFFSAVIDDKSFARIKRWLDHAKSSSNLSIIAGGNCDNSKGYFVEPTIIVTKDPQDPIMNEEIFGPVLTVYVYPEKNYAEVLRLVDNTSPYALTGSVFAHDQKVIDEAARVLRNAAGNYYVNDKSTGSVVAQQPFGGARASGTNDKPGGPHYVLRWTSPRVVKQTHVPLTEWKYPYMG, encoded by the exons ATGCTCCGTGTCCGGGTTCTGCTGGGCCGGTCCTGGAGGGG GTTCCGGACGTTCCCGGGTTTGGCCGTGGAAGTGAAGAACGAACCCATCCTGGGCTTCGAGGCGGGGAGTCCAGAACGGGCCGAGCTGCAGAAG GTGCTGGACGGCCTAAAGGGGCGGACGGAGGAGGTTCCCTGTGTGGTAGGAGATGAACTGGTTTGGACCAAAGACGTCCGGTACCAGCTGTCT cctTTCAACCACTCTCACAAGGTGGCAAAGTTCTGCTATGCTGACAAG GAGCTGATTGATAAGGCCATCCAGGCGTCGCTGGCGGCCCGGAGGGAGTGGGACCTGAAACCCGTCCAGGACCGAGCCCAGATCCTGTTCAAGGCTGCTGATGTCATCAGCGGGCCCAAGAGGGCTGAGATCCTGGCCAAGACCATGATCGGACAG GGTAAAACAGTGGTCCAGGCGGAGATCGACGCCGCTGCCGAACTCATCGACTTCTTCCGGTTCAATGCCAAGCACGCCGTGGAGCTGGAGgcccagcagccaatcagcaccaaggagaGCACCAACACTGCGCTGTACAGGGGACTGGAG GGCTTCGTAGCGGCAGTGGCGCCGTTTAACTTCACCGCCATCGGGGGAAACCTGGCAGGAACACCTGCTCTCATG GGTAACGTGGTTCTGTGGAAGCCCAGTGACACGGCGGTCTCGGCCAGCTACGCGGTCTACCGAGTCCTGCGCGAGTGCGGCCTGCCGCCCAACATCATCCAGTTCCTGCCGGCCGACGGCCCCGTGTTCGGCGACGCCGTCACTTCCTCCCCGCACCTGGCAGGAATCAACTTCACCGGCAGCGTGCC GACCTTCAAGCGTCTGTGGAAGCAGGTGGCCCAGAACATAGACATCTACCGAACGTTTCCGCGCCTGGCTGGAG AGTGCGGTGGGAAGAACTTCCACTTTGTACACTCATCCGCGGACGTCCGTAGCGTGGTGTTGGGGACGATCCGCTCGGCCTTCGAGTACGGCGGCCAGAAATGCTCGGCCTGCTCCAGGATGTACGTTCCCGATAGCAGCTGGCCGCAGATCAGAGAGCAGTTGCTGGACATCCACAAAGACATCCGAGTCGGAGAC CCTGTCGAGGACTTCAGCACGTTCTTCTCTGCCGTCATAGACGATAAG TCCTTCGCTAGAATCAAGAGGTGGTTGGACCACGCCAAGTCTTCCTCAAACCTCAGCATCATCGCCGGAGGAAACTGTGACAACAGCAAAGGTTACTTTGTGGAGCCGACGATCATTGTGACCAAAGACCCTCAGGACCCAATCATGAATGAG GAGATCTTTGGGCCGGTTCTGACCGTGTACGTCTATCCAGAGAAGAACTACGCTGAGGTTCTGCGGCTAGTTGATAACACATCACCATACGCTCTGACCGGATCCGTGTTCGCCCACGACCA GAAGGTGATCGATGAGGCTGCCAGAGTCCTGAGGAACGCCGCCGGGAATTATTACGTCAACGATAAATCTACCGGATCCGTTGTGGCCCAGCAGCCGTTTGGAGGAGCCAGAGCTTCAG GTACCAACGATAAGCCCGGCGGTCCTCACTACGTCCTGAGGTGGACGTCTCCCCGAGTGGTGAAGCAGACTCATGTTCCCCTCACAGAGTGGAAGTACCCATATATGGGCTGA